The nucleotide window ACTCGTGTCAACACACGTTCGTTCGATGCCAGCCCTGGCCGGAAGTCGTGGACCGTCGGTGGAGCAGGTGCAGGCGCGGCGCGGCGGGGCCGCCATCGGGCCACCGGATCGCAAATTCGCGGGTATGCGGGGGCAATGACGGTCGTCTTCTTGGCGCTGGTCGCAGCGCTGGTGTCTTGAGAGGGACGGCGTTGTGGGGGGTGGGCGGCTACACCCACCCCCCACGAGAGCGGGGCCGGCGCGGGCCCCGCAAGGAGCCGTCCCCATGATGGTACGAGCCAATGTCCGGGTGATCCAAGCACATTTCAGGAAGCGCCAGCGTGCGCTGCAGTCGCAGGGCATCACGGACCCCCGTGCGGCGCGGGGGAAGCGGTACTCGCTGGCGCGGGTCTGGCGGACGGCCATCCTGTCGCTGTGCCTGCTGTCGCAGAGCGCGAGGCGGGCGGTGGCGGTGGGCCGGGACCTGTCGGGCCGGGTGGTCTGCCGGATCGGGCGGACGGCGCTGTCGGACCTGGTGTCGCGGCTGGACCCCGGTCAGGTGCGGCGCAAGCTGCACGCCCAGGTGCACGAGGAGTTTCACCGCAAGTCGCTGCGGCCCTCTGGCCTGCCGGTGGGCGTCGTCGCCATCGACGGCAAGACCGTCTGGACGGGCGACGAGAAGGTCAACGACTACTGCCAGCGGAGCCACAAGGAGAACGGGACGCCCTACTGGCACTTCCGGGTGGTCCGGGCCGTGCTGGTCAGCGCGGCGGCGCCGGTCTGCATCGACCAGATGCCCATCCCGGCCGACACCAACGACATGGGCGTGCTGCCGGCCTTCCTGGACGGCTTGAAGCGCGAGTACGACAAGGGCCGGCTCTTCGAGATCCTGACCATGGACGCGGGCTTCTGCTCGCAGGCCAACGCCAGACTCGTCCACGACGCCCACTTCGCCTACGTCTTCGGCCTCAAGGGCAACCAGCCCGACCTGCACGACGAGGCCCGGCGCATGCTGGTGCCGCTGGCAGACAGCACGCCCCCGATGGCCGCGTCCGACTGGGAGCGCGAGCGCG belongs to Phycisphaerae bacterium and includes:
- a CDS encoding ISAs1 family transposase; this translates as MMVRANVRVIQAHFRKRQRALQSQGITDPRAARGKRYSLARVWRTAILSLCLLSQSARRAVAVGRDLSGRVVCRIGRTALSDLVSRLDPGQVRRKLHAQVHEEFHRKSLRPSGLPVGVVAIDGKTVWTGDEKVNDYCQRSHKENGTPYWHFRVVRAVLVSAAAPVCIDQMPIPADTNDMGVLPAFLDGLKREYDKGRLFEILTMDAGFCSQANARLVHDAHFAYVFGLKGNQPDLHDEARRMLVPLADSTPPMAASDWERERGKRVQRRFWRTTDLAGWLDWTHLRQVWIVRRVEQRDGEPERVVDERLFVTNLPAARLVPRQCLDLVRRHWRVENDCYGTLDIQWKEDAGHWTRKGNGLLVCSLMRVLAYNVLWLLRAVYFRADRNRGLPWQQLRDIVRDTLVLASARMGAMARAGA